In a single window of the Drosophila albomicans strain 15112-1751.03 chromosome 3, ASM965048v2, whole genome shotgun sequence genome:
- the LOC117571399 gene encoding obscurin isoform X7 — MDDNYSGYSLASRRRLEKTSRTRDYDRGTSYDSTVESKQYGISSRRERTTLDRIEAHSSTLLGGSRNESRAESRAESRTSYSRAESRASRRGTSYLADDAPPRSIEKPVVAKMLKSVQVESGESAHFEIQFKEQPGSVTWLKDNKPLDDRLADRIIQTSAPMNSYRLDIKNCSENDAGTYTVRAQTASETTTVTAQLAVGQVSGHDETKTNVAPAFLVSLRDAEMIENTLFRFMIKILGDPKPRVKFFKDNVEILEVNDRIQIIRDKDYLGFYELVIEDVQKDDAGVYSCKAVNKHGEASCEATATTIDFKNPFGALSGQILPPGEKAIFSWKRNGEDFDPEERFKVLFGDDEDSLALVFQHVKPEDAGIYTCVAQTTTGNISCSAELSVQGAIQTLNREPEKPTLVIEHREANASIGGSAILELQCKGFPKPAVLWKHEGEVVQVDDRHKFMYEDDESMSLIIKNIGTEDAGAYTIEAVNELGQDQSSISLVVQAPPKIKKVSDITCSAGETVKVEVEIEGFPTPEVSVTNNGKEVSGEKNVKITSSTIAKSVEKVVIEISDIKLSQSGNYSIKATNTISQTAEYWNCTVKSKPVIVKHFESEYIHGEKENVQMSVRVDAFPEAKLTWYHDSKEIKVSDKKYKIDCDGNTYTLKITGATRVDAGEYSVKATNEHGSATSSTQLLMKCAPEFTRKLQNITVKEGDTNVELVVGIDAYPVPHIKWFIDGIEISEKRNEFRQVQDGNDFKLILTDVATNMQGNYCCKIMNDYGKLEDTCTVTVNCKPKIRRGLKDVEVKEGESLTLEVEIYSTPDANVKWFKNGHEIHEDARIKIKRDSQRIENYYLTLNLSKSEDAGTYEVKAANFIGETTSSCKVLVLTNDNISIGESVTKTLLATTEQPEEGAIPEIVHCDVFQMSSFETLPLKYEVIATGIPKPEALWYQDGKQIKSNDHFALSVDGDHYKLEVKSLEMKDAGEYKVVVQNKVGEKSHQGVLSLSKEAEYRKPLLISKSGLKDLKLKKGDAINETVIFTADPKPEIVWLKDGKPLQASEALLLKTEVKELEHGLKQFTCELSVPKAEIKDSGRYELKVKNKHGEFATNGAIDVLAKPEISGLVDLKCLPGETVCFEALVPANPKPKVTWTRGNENLCNNENCEVIADVDGDKYRIVFQSVVPSEDGKYTITAVNSEGRADSEFNLHVLAKENISLGETEPKTLRATTTGGVEKPTFIVPPENQVIHDFKPVSTNVKVHGVPTPTVEWLKDDKPIDLKAINSLTQQKAYSTASTDIASDQVESVFDIAHFNATDVGTYTCVAKNEIGETKVPFKLAMQSLAPSFVKKLNNALDVVQGEPLVLECAVDGSPLPTVHWFKDSEEVKPSQSVKLTTSPEGLVKLEISNCQPNDSGAYKLIISNPHGEKVALCAVAVKPNEMQPKFLKPIESQSVIAGEPLKLSAQVIGFPAPEIKWYKDGVLLRPSSAINFINNPNGQIGLSIDTVDGNDAGLYKCKIVNKEGEEEGAAEVKVVAREAKPSFIAELQDASSVEGFPVKMDIKVVGYPKPKLQWFHNGHEISPDNKHFAVVENPDNTVSLIVDKTAPSDSGLYEVIAQNSEGSTASKAKLYVAPKTDETAAEELPQFVSGLRDVNADEGQELVLSAPFIANPMPEIVWSKDGVLLAPSERLLMTCDGKHVGLTIKPVEAADSGVYSCLLANPLGEDTSSCNANVRKVYKAPIFTQKITDQQQVFGNNAKIPVTVSGVPYPELTWFFENKPINVSDKYTFKNDGDHHELIVNDCQKSDQGEYKCIASNREGKDITQGRLELVNEIKKHMRSEPPVFLKKIGDCDVFDGMTAKFTACATGYPEPDVEWFKNDQKLFPSDRIALDQEPNGLLRLTMKNVSEADVGRYTCRIFNPYGDDTCTAELFYDVLDSHQRPLGDQYSDFKQYKKSGAPPPLPDGPIISRMTDRRLNLTWKPSVPLSPRYPVTYQIEMMDLPEGDWRTIRTGVRSCACEIRNLDPLRDYRFRVRVENKFGVSDPSPYTQTYRSKLIPEPAKTYTYLPPGTDFRPETSPYFPKDFDIERPPHDGLAQAPQFLLRENDVSYGVKGHNTELMWFVYGYPKPKMTFYFNDHPIESGGRFDHSYTRNGQATLFVNSMLDRDVGWYEAVATNEHGEARQRVRLEIAEYPRFLKRPDETFIMSRKNGRIEARIIGIPLPEVHWYKDWKLITDTSRIKINSYDPDIYVLSIHDSIIKDGGLYSVSARNIAGSISTSVTVHIEENEDQYIYKTYGRHPYVRSKQLRYEDKYDIGDELGRGTQGITYHAVERATGDNYAAKIMYGKPELRPFMLNELDIMNMFNHKNLIRPYDAYETDRQITLIMELAAGGEVVRDNLLRRDYYTERDIANYIRQTLWGLEHMHELGVGHMGLTIKDLLISVVGGDHIKISDFGLSRKINKHNLSTLDYGMPEFVSPEVVNKEGVNFSHDMWSVGLITYVLLGGRNPFLGADDRETLTKIREGRWDFKDTIWTHISEDGRDFISRLLLYSPEERMDVKTALKHPWFFMLDRQATEHDYQIGVDRLRHYYDHFRDWYANAACKNYFRRRRLSGCFQHPSKMVYPSGHSYTPERTPEPLVEPRKRAKREEVVSKFLHPDYELGLIQSESHYQYGPDTYLLQLRDVSFPVRLREYMKVAHRRSPSFALNDSVDWSLPVIRERRRFTDIMDEEIDDERTRSRISMYSANDSYSIRRLRTELGPRLDEYTEADAMIESQRDGYPPFFREKPQTIAITENQPAHIHCFAVGDPKPCVQWFKNDMVLSESKRIKITFDEDGRSILRFEPALHFDVGIYKAVARNKVGQTIARCRIVVATLPDAPDSPEVSATSATEILLRWKQPRDDGHSAVLCYSLQYKLQNCDSWTTVADNIDHEFYLLHELQPNTKYQIRLSSKNRIGWSEMGIPVNAATSGPDAPKVHITKAMKHLQQLTERGQEVLPEEERVHTDYHCEREPPTWVTDASVNDKYSFISEIARGEFSTIVKGIQKSTDTVVVAKIFEVTDDNEESIVAEFDNFKTLRHERIPALFGAYKPMNVPIAIFVMEKLQGADVLTYFSSRHEYSEQMVACVITQLLDALQYLHWRGYCHLNIQPDNVVMASVRSIQVKLVDFGSAKKVNKLGVKVTPCGMLDFQPPEMLNDEPIFPQSDIWSLGVLTYLLLSGCSPFRGNDEYETQQNISFVRYRFENLFKEVTPEATRFIMQLFKRHPTKRPYTDDCLEHRWLMSSDYMVRKRERAVFLGCRLKNFYDAYHEYKTKAATTSKPLISIEGGPTPSQLLRSNSIQEELLTTF, encoded by the exons ATGGATGATAACTATTCTGGGTACTCCCTGGCTTCCAGACGTCGTCTCGAAA AGACCAGCCGGACCAGGGATTACGATAGAGGAACATCGTATGACAGCACTGTTGAGAGCAAACAGTATGGTATAAGTTCGCGACGTGAGAGAACTACTTTGGATCGCATTGAGGCGCATTCGTCGACCTTGCTAGGCGGCAGTCGCAACGAGAGTCGTGCTGAAAGTCGTGCCGAGAGTCGAACCTCTTATTCGCGTGCCGAATCGCGTGCTAGCAGGCGTGGTACATCCTATCTAGCGGACGACGCTCCGCCGCGCTCTATCGAAAAGCCTGTGGTCGCAAAGATGCTGAAAAGTGTGCAAGTGGAAA GCGGCGAGTCTGCGCATTTCGAGATTCAGTTCAAAGAACAACCCGGCTCAGTTACCTGGCTGAAGGATAACAAGCCTTTGGATGATCGTCTAGCGGATCGCATTATTCAAACTAGTGCACCGATGAACTCGTATCGCTTAGACATCAAGAACTGCAg CGAAAATGACGCTGGAACTTATACTGTTCGTGCCCAGACGGCATCTGAAACAACGACTGTTACTGCACAGCTTGCAGTTGGCCAAG TATCTGGCCATGACGAGACTAAAACCAATGTAGCGCCAGCATTTCTTGTTAGCTTAAGAGATGCGGAAATGATTGAAAATACGCTATTTCGCTTTATGATTAAGATCTTGGGCGATCCCAAGCCAAGAGTGAAATT CTTCAAGGATAATGTAGAAATACTGGAAGTCAATGATCGAATTCAGATCATTAGGGATAAGGATTATTTAGGCTTCTATGAGTTGGTCATTGAAGACGTACAAAAGGACGACGCCGGTGTTTACTCCTGTAAGGCTGTTAATAAGCACGGTGAAGCATCCTGCGAGGCCACAGCCACAACCATTG attTCAAGAATCCATTTGGTGCACTGAGTGGTCAAATTTTACCACCTGGCGAGAAAGCTATATTCTCGTGGAAACGCAATGGCGAGGACTTCGATCCTGAAGAACGTTTCAAGGTACTGTTCGGCGACGATGAGGACTCCTTGGCTCTGGTGTTCCAACATGTGAAGCCCGAAGATGCTGGCATCTATACCTGTGTGGCTCAAACCACAACAGGAAATATCTCGTGCAGCGCTGAACTCTCTGTTCAAGGTGCCATTCAAACCCTCAACCGTGAGCCAGAGAAACCCACTCTGGTAATCGAGCATCGCGAGGCGAACGCCAGTATTGGCGGTTCAGCTATATTGGAGCTGCAATGCAAGGGCTTCCCCAAGCCCGCCGTGCTATGGAAGCATGAGGGAGAAGTTGTTCAGGTTGATGACCGCCACAAATTCATGTATGAGGACGACGAAAGCATGTCGCTCATTATTAAGAATATCGGTACCGAAGACGCTGGCGCTTACACCATTGAAGCCGTCAACGAGCTGGGACAGGATCAGAGCTCGATTAGCTTGGTTGTGCAAG CTCCGCCTAAGATCAAGAAGGTGTCCGACATCACATGCTCGGCTGGCGAAACTGTCAAAGTGGAGGTAGAAATTGAGGGTTTCCCTACGCCTGAAGTCAGTGTGACCAACAACGGCAAGGAAGTGTCTGGTGAAAAGAATGTAAAGATCACATCGTCCACCATTGCCAAGAGTGTGGAGAAAGTTGTTATCGAAATCTCGGATATTAAACTGTCGCAATCTGGCAATTATTCGATTAAAGCCACAAATACTATCAGCCAAACGGCCGAGTATTGGAATTGCACAGTCAAATCGAAGCCTGTTATTGTCAAACACTTTGAGAGTGAATACATTCATGGCGAGAAGGAGAACGTACAGATGTCCGTTCGCGTTGATGCATTCCCCGAGGCCAAGCTCACATGGTATCACGATAGCAAGGAGATTAAGGTGTCCGACAAGAAGTACAAGATCGATTGCGATGGCAACACTTATACCCTGAAGATAACTGGAGCCACTCGTGTTGATGCTGGCGAATATTCCGTGAAGGCGACCAATGAGCATGGTTCGGCAACCAGCTCAACTCAGCTGCTGATGAAGTGTGCTCCGGAATTCACACGCAAACTGCAGAATATTACAGTAAAGGAGGGCGACACAAATGTCGAACTTGTTGTGGGCATCGATGCCTATCCCGTGCCACACATTAAGTGGTTTATTGATGGCATTGAGATCAGCGAGAAGCGTAATGAGTTCCGTCAAGTGCAAGATGGTAATGACTTTAAATTGATTCTTACGGATGTGGCGACCAACATGCAGGGCAACTACTGCTGCAAGATCATGAATGATTATGGCAAACTTGAGGACACTTGCACCGTGACCGTCAACT GCAAGCCAAAAATACGCAGAGGCTTGAAAGATGTTGAGGTCAAGGAGGGCGAATCTTTAACTTTGGAAGTCGAAATTTACAGCACTCCCGATGCTAAcgtcaaatg GTTCAAAAATGGTCATGAAATTCATGAAGATGCTCGCATCAAAATCAAGAGAGATTCACAAcgtattgaaaattattactTGACATTGAATCTGTCTAAGAGCGAAGATGCTGGCACTTATGAAGTTAAGGCTGCCAATTTTATTGGAGAGACAACATCAAGCTGCAAAGTTTTGGTGCTAA cCAATGACAATATATCCATTGGAGAGTCCGTGACAAAAACATTGCTCGCCACTACAGAACAACCTGAAGAAGGgg CTATTCCCGAAATTGTCCACTGCGATGTCTTCCAAATGAGTAGCTTTGAGACTCTTCCACTCAAATACGAAGTGATTGCAACTGGTATACCCAAGCCAGAGGCTTTATGGTATCAGGATGGCAAGCAAATCAAATCCAATGATCATTTTGCATTATCCGTTGACGGG GACCACTACAAATTAGAGGTCAAGTCACTCGAAATGAAGGATGCTGGCGAATACAAAGTTGTCGTGCAGAACAAAGTAGGCGAAAAGAGTCATCAGGGAGTGCTGTCCTTGTCAA AGGAAGCTGAGTATCGCAAACCTCTGTTGATATCTAAGAGCGGCTTAAAGGATCTCAAGTTAAAGAAGGGTGATGCTATCAATGAAACTGTCATATTTACGGCTGATCCCAAGCCCGAAATCGTTTGGCTTAAGGATGGCAAACCACTGCAAGCTAGCGAGGCGCTGCTGCTCAAGACTGAAGTTAAGGAATTAGAACATGGCTTAAAGCAGTTTACTTGCGAGCTGAGTGTTCCTAAAG cggAAATTAAGGACTCTGGGCGTTACGAACTTAAGGTCAAGAATAAGCATGGCGAATTCGCTACAAATGGTGCCATCGATGTACTAGCAAAGCCAGAAATCTCCGGTCTGGTGGATCTCAAGTGCTTGCCAGGTGAAACAGTCTGCTTCGAAGCCTTGGTTCCTGCCAATCCCAAGCCAAAGGTCACATGGACAAGAGGCAATGAAAACTTGTGCAACAACGAGAACTGCGAGGTGATTGCTGATGTGGATGGCGATAAATACAGGATTGTTTTCCAATCCGTTGTACCATCCGAGGATGGCAAATATACGATCACTGCTGTTAACTCTGAAGGCAGGGCTGATAgcgaattcaatttgcatgttCTTG ctaaagaaaatatttcccTTGGAGAAACCGAACCAAAAACATTGCGCGCAACTACAACAGGAGGGg TTGAGAAACCCACATTCATCGTGCCACCGGAAAATCAAGTGATACACGACTTTAAGCCGGTTTCGACCAACGTCAAGGTGCATGGCGTTCCTACGCCAACAGTGGAATGGCTAAAGGACGACAAGCCAATTGATTTGAAGGCCATTAATAGTCTGACCCAGCAGAAGGCTTACAGCACTGCATCGACCGATATAGCATCGGATCAAGTAGAGAGTGTCTTTGACATTGCCCACTTTAATGCTACCGACGTTGGAACA TACACTTGTGTCGCCAAGAACGAAATCGGCGAAACCAAAGTGCCCTTTAAATTGGCTATGCAGTCGCTGGCTCCCAGTTTTGTCAAGAAGCTCAACAATGCGCTTGACGTTGTCCAAGGAGAGCCACTTGTTCTTGAATGCGCCGTGGATGGCAGCCCACTGCCAACAGTTCATTGGTTTAAGGACAGCGAGGAGGTTAAACCCAGTCAAAG CGTAAAACTGACCACTTCTCCTGAAGGATTAGTTAAATTGGAGATAAGcaattgtcagccaaatgATTCTGGCGCCTACAAGCTCATCATTTCAAACCCTCACGGCGAAAAGGTTGCTTTGTGTGCGGTTGCTGTGAAAC ctAATGAAATGCAGCCCAAGTTCTTGAAGCCCATCGAAAGTCAATCTGTAATCGCTGGAGAGCCCTTGAAATTGTCTGCACAAGTTATAGGTTTCCCCGCTCCCGAAATCAAGTGGTACAAGGATGGCGTACTCTTACGTCCCAGCTCAGCtattaactttattaataATCCAAATGGACAAATTGGATTGAG CATTGATACGGTCGATGGTAATGACGCTGGTTTATACAAATGTAAGATTGTCAATAAGGAGGGCGAGGAAGAGGGCGCCGCAGAGGTGAAAGTTGTCGCCAGGGAGGCAAAGCCTTCGTTTATCGCAGAACTCCAGGATGCCAGTAGTGTTGAAGGATTCCCTGTTAAGATGGACATTAAGGTTGTGGGCTATCCCAAGCCAAAACTGCAATGGTTCCACAATGGTCATGAAATCTCGCCTGATAACAAACACTTTGCTGTCGTGGAAAATCCCGATAATACCGTTAGCTTGATTGTGGACAAAACTGCACCTTCTGATTCTGGATTATATGAAGTAATTGCACAAAATTCAGAGGGTTCAACTGCCTCGAAAGCGAAGCTTTACGTTGCACCCAAGACGGATGAAACGGCAGCTGAGGAATTGCCACAGTTTGTGTCTGGTCTGCGGGATGTTAATGCCGATGAGGGCCAAGAGTTGGTGCTATCAGCACCATTTATTGCCAATCCCATGCCTGAGATCGTGTGGTCCAAGGATGGCGTCTTGCTTGCTCCAAGCGAGCGTCTCTTAATGACTTGTGATGGCAAGCATGTCGGTCTCACCATAAAACCGGTTGAAGCAGCCGATTCGGGCGTCTACTCCTGTCTACTGGCCAATCCACTCGGAGAGGACACGTCATCCTGCAATGCAAATGTTCGTAAGGTGTACAAGGCACCAATTTTCACCCAAAAAATCACTGATCAACAGCAAGTTTTCGGCAACAATGCCAAAATCCCTGTAACTGTTTCTGGTGTGCCATATCCAGAACTGACCTGGTTCTTTGAAAATAAACCCATCAATGTGTCGGACAAGTACACGTTCAAGAATGATGGCGATCATCATGAGTTGATTGTAAATGATTGCCAAAAATCCGATCAAGGCGAATACAAATGCATTGCCTCGAACAGGGAAGGTAAGGACATAACTCAAGGTCGTCTCGAGTTGGTTAATGAAAT CAAAAAACACATGCGTTCTGAACCACCCGTATTCCTTAAGAAGATTGGCGATTGCGATGTCTTTGACGGTATGACAGCAAAGTTTACTGCCTGCGCCACTGGATATCCCGAACCAGATGTTGAGTGGTTCAAGAATGATCAAAAACTGTTCCCATCTGATCGCATTGCGCTTGACCAGGAACCAAATGGTCTGCTTCGCTTAACAATGAAGAATGTGTCGGAAGCCGATGTAGGACGCTACACTTGTCGTATCTTCAATCCATATGGTGACGATACTTGCACAGCTGAACTATTCTATGATG tGTTGGACTCCCATCAACGTCCCTTGGGCGATCAGTACTCGGACTTTAAGCAATACAAAAAGTCCGGAGCTCCTCCGCCGTTGCCAGATGGTCCTATTATCTCCCGCATGACCGATCGTCGTCTGAATTTGACCTGGAAACCATCGGTCCCATTGTCGCCACGCTATCCAGTTACTTATCAG aTCGAAATGATGGACTTGCCCGAGGGAGATTGGCGCACTATCAGAACTGGTGTGCGCAGTTGTGCTTGTGAGATTAGGAACTTGGATCCACTCAGGGATTACAGATTCAGAGTGCGCGTCGAGAACAAATTTGGTGTCAGCGATCCCAGTCCCTACACACAAACCTACAG ATCGAAACTCATTCCTGAGCCAGCCAAAACATACACCTACTTGCCACCAGGTACTGACTTTAGACCAGAGACTTCACCCTATTTCCCTAAGGACTTTGATATTGAACGCCCGCCCCATGACGGTCTTGCTCAAGCGCCACA GTTTTTGCTGCGTGAAAATGACGTTTCCTACGGCGTAAAGGGTCACAACACTGAGCTAATGTGGTTCGTCTATGGTTATCCCAAACCTAAGATGACTTTCTACTTTAACGATCATCCCATTGAATCCGGTGGTCGCTTTGATCACAGCTACACCCGCAATGGACAGGCGACGCTCTTCGTCAACAG CATGTTGGATCGCGATGTGGGTTGGTATGAGGCTGTGGCAACAAACGAACACGGCGAGGCCAGACAACGTGTCCGCCTTGAAATCGCCGAGTACCCACGATTCCTGAAGAGGCCTGACGAAACTTTCATCATGTCGCGCAAAAATGGCCGCATTGAAGCCAGAATTATTGGCATTCCTCTGCCCGAAGTTCACTGGTACAAGGATTGGAAGCTGATAACCGACACCTCTCGCATTAAG attAACTCTTACGATCCAGACATCTATGTGCTCTCTATTCATGATTCGATCATCAAGGACGGTGGCTTGTACTCTGTGAGTGCACGCAATATTGCTGGCTCCATTAGCACCTCCGTGACCGTTCACATTGAGGAGAACGAAGatcaatacatatataagacCTACGGCAGACATCCGTACGTGCGTTCGAAGCAACTGCGGTATGAGGACAAGTACGATATCGGTGATGAGCTTGGCCGCGGCACACAAGGCATTACCTATCATGCCGTGGAGCGCGCCACTGGCGATAATTATGCTGCCAAGATTATGTATGGCAAGCCAGAGCTGCGTCCATTTATGCTTAACGAATTGGATATTATGAATATGTTCAATCACAAGAACTTGATCCGTCCATACGATGCTTATGAAACAGATCGCCAAATCACACTCATCATGGAACTGGCCGCTGGCGGTGAAGTTGTCAGGGATAACTTGCTGCGACGAGATTATTACACTGAGCGCGATATTGCCAATTATATACGCCAAACTCTTTGGGGATTGGAGCATATGCATGAGTTGGGCGTGGGCCACATGGGCTTAACG ATCAAAGATCTTTTGATCTCGGTTGTTGGTGGCGATCACATTAAAATATCCGACTTTGGCTTATCGAGGAAGATTAACAAGCATAACTTGTCCACCTTGGACTATGGCATGCCTGAGTTTGTCTCTCCCGAAGTGGTCAATAAGGAGGGTGTCAACTTTTCACATGACATGTGGTCAGTTGGCTTGATCACATATGTGCTGCTTGGCGGCCGAAATCCTTTCTTGGGCGCCGATGACAGAGAAACCCTGACAAAAATTCGTGAAGGCCGTTGGGACTTTAAGGACACCATTTGGACACATATTTCGGAGGATGGACGTGATTTCATCAGCCGCTTGCTGCTCTACAGTCCCGAGGAGCGCATGGATGTTAAAACAGCATTGAAGCATCCTTGGTTCTTCATGCTCGATCGCCAGGCAACCGAGCACGATTATCAAATTGGCGTTGATCGTTTGAGACACTATTACGATCACTTTAGAGATTGGTACGCCAATGCTGCTTGCAAGAACTACTTCCGCAGACGCCGGCTTAGCGGCTGCTTCCAGCATCCATCGAAAATGGTCTACCCAAGTGGACATTCTTACACGCCAGAGCGTACGCCGGAGCCGCTGGTGGAACCACGCAAGCGCGCCAAGCGAGAGGAAGTTGTCTCCAAATTCCTGCATCCCGACTACGAGCTGGGTCTCATTCAATCCGAAAGCCA cTATCAGTATGGCCCCGATACTTATTTGCTGCAGCTGAGAGATGTTAGTTTTCCCGTAAGATTGCGTGAGTACATGAAGGTGGCCCACAGACGATCACCTTCGTTTGCACTGAACGATTCGGTGGACTGGTCG CTGCCGGTTATTCGCGAACGCCGTCGTTTTACTGACATCATGGACGAGGAAATTGATGATGAACGCACTCGCAGTCGCATTAGTATGTATTCTGCTAACGATTCGTACTCAATTCGACGTTTGCGAACAGAGCTGGGACCACGTCTCGATGAATATACTGAAGCGGACGCAATGATTGAAAGCCAACGCGATGGCTACCCGCCATTCTTCCGCGAGAAGCCACAAACCATAGCTATCACTGAGAATCAGCCGGCGCACATTCATTGCTTTGCCGTCGGCGATCCCAAGCCATGCGTGCAATGGTTTAAGAATGACATGGTGCTGTCGGAGAGCAAGCGCATCAAAATCACGTTCGATGAGGACGGTCGTTCCATTTTGCGTTTCGAGCCCGCGTTGCATTTCGACGTTGGAATTTATAAGGCCGTTGCTCGCAACAAGGTAGGCCAGACCATAGCCAGATGCCGCATTGTTGTCGCAACACTGCCCGATGCTCCAGACTCGCCGGAAGTATCGGCGACCAGTGCCACAGAAATACTGCTGCGTTGGAAGCAGCCACGCGATGATGGCCATTCAGCTGTCTTGTGCTACAGTCTGCAATACAAATTGCAGAACTGCGATTCGTGGACAACCGTTGCGGACAACATAGATCATGAATTTTATCTGTTGCACGAACTGCAGCCGAACACGAAATATCAAATTCGACTTTCGTCGAAGAATCGCATCGGCTGGAGCGAAATGGGCATTCCTGTAAATGCAGCGACTTCTGGCCCTGATGCTCCCAAAGTGCACATCACCAAGGCCATGAAGCACTTGCAGCAACTCACGGAGAGAGGCCAGGAAGTGTTGCCCGAGGAGGAACGTGTGCACACCGATTATCATTGCGAGAGAGAGCCACCCACTTGGGTCACAGATGCGTCTGTCAATGACAAATATAGCTTCATCTCGGAGATTGCACGCGGTGAATTTAGCACCATTGTTAAGGGCATTCAGAAATCAACAGatactgttgttgtggctaAGATCTTTGAAGTTACCGATGACAATGAAGAGTCTATAGTCGCCGAGTTCGATAATTTCAAGACGCTGCGACATGAGCGTATCCCAGCCTTATTTGGCGCCTACAAGCCCATGAATGTGCCCATTGCCATCTTTGTGATGGAGAAATTGCAGGGCGCCGATGTGCTCACCTATTTCAGCAGCCGTCACGAGTACTCTGAGCAAATGGTTGCTTGTGTCATCACTCAACTGTTGGACGCATTGCAATATCTGCACTGGCGTGGCTATTGTCATCTAAACATACAGCCCGATAATGTGGTCATGGCATCAGTGCGATCAATTCAGGTCAAGCTGGTTGATTTTGGCTCAGCCAAGAAGGTTAATAAACTGGGCGTCAAGGTGACACCATGTGGAATGTTGGACTTCCAGCCCCCAGAGATGTTGAACGATGAGCCAATCTTCCCGCAAAGTGACATATGGTCATTGGGCGTACTCACTTACTTGCTTTTATCGGGCTGCAGTCCATTCCGCGGCAATGACGAATACGAAACTCAACAGAACATCTCCTTTGTGCGCTACAGATTCGAAAATCTATTTAAGGAGGTCACCCCAGAAGCAACTCGATTcattatgcaattatttaagCGTCATCCTAC TAAGCGACCCTACACAGACGATTGCCTGGAGCATAGATGGCTCATGTCCTCCGATTATATGGTTAGGAAGCGTGAGCGTGCCGTTTTCCTGGGTTGTCGTTTGAAG AATTTCTATGACGCGTATCATGAGTATAAAACTAAAGCCGCTACTACATCCAAACCCTTAATTTCGATTGAGGGTGGACCGACCCCATCTCAACTTCTTCGCTCTAACAGCATCCAAGAGGAACTGCTTACAACGTTTTAG